A portion of the Cellulophaga algicola DSM 14237 genome contains these proteins:
- a CDS encoding methyltransferase family protein: MYLKLPPAIVWLLAASLMLGVARFLPFGNFDFTGRIYFIYVFIGLGAFIGVFAIIQFIKKHTTINPTKPQNVSQLVTAGLYSYSRNPMYLGLLLVLLAWGLYLGNAFNSLVAAGFVSYMNAFQIKPEEAALSNSFGSEYKAYLKHVRRWF, translated from the coding sequence ATGTATTTAAAATTACCGCCAGCGATCGTTTGGCTTTTAGCAGCATCACTTATGTTAGGTGTTGCTCGTTTTCTACCATTCGGAAATTTTGATTTTACAGGACGTATTTATTTTATATATGTTTTTATAGGATTAGGCGCTTTTATAGGGGTATTTGCAATTATTCAATTTATTAAAAAGCATACGACTATTAACCCTACAAAACCTCAAAATGTTTCTCAATTGGTCACCGCAGGATTGTATAGTTACAGCCGTAATCCTATGTATTTAGGCTTATTGTTAGTGCTTTTGGCTTGGGGTTTGTATTTAGGAAATGCTTTTAATTCTTTAGTGGCGGCAGGGTTTGTATCTTATATGAATGCTTTTCAGATAAAACCAGAAGAAGCGGCACTTTCTAATAGTTTTGGTTCGGAGTATAAAGCCTATTTGAAGCATGTTAGAAGATGGTTTTAA
- a CDS encoding non-canonical purine NTP diphosphatase — translation MEIVFATHNKNKVYEVQFLVPKHIKILSLEDIGCFEEIPETADTLEGNAKIKADFVTKKYKLPCFADDTGLLVESLNDAPGVLSARYAGEQKNSDDNMNKLLTDLKNKESRKARFETVIALNLNGEQILFEGVAFGEITVLKNGTKGFGYDPIFKPKGYDKTFAELPITIKNTISHRGKAMKKLLDYLNNL, via the coding sequence ATGGAAATTGTTTTTGCAACGCACAACAAAAATAAGGTATACGAAGTTCAATTCTTAGTTCCTAAACATATAAAAATACTTTCTTTAGAAGATATTGGTTGTTTTGAGGAGATACCAGAAACTGCTGACACCCTTGAAGGAAATGCTAAAATAAAGGCGGATTTTGTAACTAAAAAATACAAACTACCCTGCTTTGCAGATGACACAGGATTACTTGTAGAAAGCTTAAATGATGCACCAGGAGTTTTATCGGCAAGGTATGCAGGAGAACAAAAAAATTCTGATGACAATATGAATAAACTACTCACCGACTTAAAGAACAAAGAAAGTAGAAAAGCTAGATTTGAAACCGTAATTGCATTAAATTTAAATGGAGAACAAATTTTATTTGAAGGAGTAGCTTTCGGAGAGATAACCGTTTTAAAAAACGGAACAAAAGGTTTTGGCTACGACCCTATATTTAAACCAAAAGGATATGACAAAACTTTTGCCGAATTACCTATAACTATCAAAAACACAATAAGTCATCGCGGAAAAGCAATGAAAAAACTCCTCGATTATTTAAATAATTTATAG
- a CDS encoding DUF3307 domain-containing protein: MMLLTKLFLAHLLGDFIFQPSKWVKDKEEKKVKSKYIYYHTLIHFALSLLLLWDLKYWKIAVVIAVSHYLIDLIKLYITPSFKNKSVPFFIDQAMHIAVLYGCVYYGDLVNHTVKLFQEIDLNLVTAFVFVSFPAAIIISKLLQGMARHIEDDHESLPNAGMYIGIIERFFVLTFLIAGHWEVIGFLIAAKSVFRFNDLKDSNSRELTEYILIGTLLSFGIAILTGIVYNTLLSI; this comes from the coding sequence ATGATGTTATTGACCAAACTATTTTTAGCACATCTGCTAGGAGATTTTATTTTTCAGCCCTCTAAATGGGTTAAAGATAAAGAAGAAAAAAAAGTAAAATCTAAATACATCTATTATCATACGTTAATTCATTTTGCTTTATCGTTGCTGTTGTTGTGGGATTTAAAATACTGGAAAATTGCAGTAGTCATTGCGGTTTCTCATTACCTTATAGATTTAATAAAGCTCTACATAACACCAAGTTTTAAAAATAAAAGTGTTCCATTTTTTATAGATCAAGCAATGCATATTGCCGTATTATACGGGTGTGTTTATTATGGAGATTTAGTTAATCATACCGTAAAATTATTTCAAGAAATAGATCTTAATTTAGTTACTGCTTTTGTATTTGTTAGTTTTCCTGCCGCCATAATAATAAGTAAACTATTACAGGGAATGGCTAGGCATATAGAAGATGATCATGAATCATTGCCAAATGCAGGAATGTATATAGGAATAATAGAGCGTTTTTTTGTGCTTACGTTTCTAATTGCTGGACATTGGGAAGTTATAGGTTTTTTAATCGCGGCAAAATCTGTTTTTAGATTCAATGACTTAAAAGATAGTAATAGTAGGGAATTAACAGAATATATCTTAATAGGAACGTTGTTGAGTTTTGGGATAGCCATTTTAACAGGCATAGTGTATAATACGCTTTTAAGCATATGA
- a CDS encoding alpha/beta fold hydrolase — protein sequence MRTALILIFLQISFAGYAQVEFFTSFDGVKIAYTDEGKGNAVILVHGFITSGSSWDYTVLKKGLLQKGYRVIIPDLRGSGLSDKPNEAKFYQNNAEIKDLQGLASYLNIKKFDVVGYSRGSIVTAKWLTCDKRIKKAVLGGMGLDFTNREWGRRILFANAFAEGAVLTEEVKGAVAYAKSIHANFKALHYLQVYQPVTTVAELKEIKTKVLIIAGDKDLENGNPSELHEVIPRSKFAIIKGVHNEAYKTASFSKEIISFFK from the coding sequence ATGAGAACTGCTCTTATTTTAATTTTTTTACAAATTTCATTTGCAGGATACGCGCAGGTAGAATTTTTTACCTCTTTTGATGGGGTAAAAATTGCCTACACAGATGAAGGAAAAGGAAACGCAGTTATTTTAGTACATGGATTCATAACTTCTGGAAGTTCTTGGGATTATACTGTTTTGAAAAAAGGGCTTTTGCAAAAAGGCTACAGGGTTATTATTCCAGATTTAAGAGGTAGCGGTTTATCAGATAAACCGAATGAAGCAAAATTTTATCAAAATAATGCAGAAATAAAAGACTTACAAGGTTTGGCGTCTTATTTGAACATTAAAAAATTTGATGTTGTAGGGTATTCTAGAGGTAGTATTGTTACAGCAAAGTGGCTAACCTGTGATAAACGCATTAAAAAAGCGGTATTAGGTGGTATGGGGCTAGATTTTACGAATCGTGAATGGGGTAGACGTATTTTGTTTGCGAATGCATTTGCAGAAGGCGCTGTGTTAACAGAGGAGGTGAAAGGGGCTGTGGCTTATGCAAAATCAATACATGCAAATTTTAAGGCCTTACATTATTTGCAAGTATATCAACCAGTAACAACTGTGGCTGAATTAAAGGAAATTAAAACAAAAGTGTTGATTATTGCAGGAGATAAGGATTTAGAAAATGGTAATCCAAGTGAATTACATGAGGTAATTCCTAGGAGTAAATTTGCAATAATTAAGGGAGTTCATAATGAAGCGTACAAAACAGCATCCTTTTCAAAAGAAATAATTTCATTTTTCAAGTGA
- a CDS encoding SatD family protein, with translation MIAVLTGDIVNSEHYEASEWMVVLKKHLSKIGDAPQDWDIFRGDEFQLKVSVADALKIAILTKAKIKTIKGLDVRMGIGLGEETFVGTKISESNGSAYHFSGRIFETLKEQKIKLALAAADEKLEKILNLILKLALDFMDDWSVVSAEIVTISLENPNLQQQEIADQLGIKQSAVSQRQKRARLDLVLEVLTFYKDIIKQA, from the coding sequence ATGATTGCGGTACTAACAGGAGATATTGTAAATTCTGAACACTATGAAGCTTCGGAATGGATGGTAGTTTTAAAAAAACACTTATCCAAAATAGGAGATGCTCCACAAGATTGGGATATTTTTAGAGGTGATGAATTTCAGCTAAAGGTGTCTGTTGCAGATGCTCTTAAAATAGCGATACTTACTAAAGCTAAAATAAAAACAATAAAAGGCTTAGACGTTCGGATGGGTATTGGTTTAGGAGAAGAAACCTTTGTAGGGACTAAAATAAGTGAATCTAATGGGAGTGCATATCATTTTTCAGGCAGAATTTTCGAAACATTAAAAGAGCAGAAAATAAAATTAGCTTTAGCTGCCGCCGATGAAAAATTAGAGAAAATCTTAAATTTAATACTTAAATTGGCACTAGATTTTATGGATGATTGGAGTGTTGTTTCTGCAGAAATTGTAACAATTTCATTGGAGAACCCCAATTTACAGCAACAAGAAATTGCAGATCAGTTGGGAATAAAACAATCTGCCGTAAGTCAAAGACAAAAAAGAGCGAGGTTAGACCTTGTCTTAGAAGTATTAACCTTTTATAAGGATATAATTAAACAGGCGTAA